The sequence below is a genomic window from Syntrophomonadaceae bacterium.
TGATCATGGGGTCAGGATAAATGATCTGGAAGCAGCTGAACTAATCCAAAAAATAGCTGAGATAAAAAGTCCGCAAGAGATACAGGCATTTGAGAAGCAAAAGAGAAATGCAGTGGTCAAAGAGCTTAAAAAAAGACAGTTGTCCATCAGGCAGATCGGAAGATTAACCGGGATCAGTTTTGGTATCATCAGAAAGCTATGATCAACGGTATCCGAACTGCCTGTCTAAAGAATAAGCAAATTACCTACTAGAAGACGGTAAAAGAAGGAAAAGAACACGAAAGAACCGTCCCTATGTGTTCGAGAGAAAGACTAAGAATGGAGGTTAGAACCTCCGACAAAGAGTGATCGGGGTAAAGCCCAGCGCAGAAGAA
It includes:
- a CDS encoding transposase, translated to DHGVRINDLEAAELIQKIAEIKSPQEIQAFEKQKRNAVVKELKKRQLSIRQIGRLTGISFGIIRKL